In the genome of Longimicrobium sp., the window CATCGTGGGCGGCTTTCGCCTGCGCGACGCCTGGCGCGACGTGGAGCGGCTGGACGACGAGCTGGGCCAGCGGCTTCCCTACGCCTTCCACGCGGAGTTCGGCTTTCTAACCAGCTGCCCGACCAACGTCGGCACCGGCCTCCGCGCATCCGTCCTGATGCACCTGCCGGGACTGGTGCTGACGCAGGAGATCGGCAAGGTGCTGCAGGGGATCAGCCAGGTGGGGCTCACCTTCCGCGGCCTGTACGGCGAGGGGAGCGACGTCGTGGGCAACTTCTTCCAGATCAGCAACCAGACGACGCTGGGGAAGACGGAGGAAGACCTGATCGACCACCTGCAGCGCATCGTTCACCAGGTGGTGCAGTACGAGGCCCAGGCGCGCTCCGTCCTGCTGCGCGACGCCCCCGTGGTGATCGAGGACAAGGTGTGGCGTGCGTACGGGTTGCTGCGCCACGCCAGGTCGGCTTCGTTCGAGGAGGTGATGAACCTCCTGAGCGGCGTACGGCTTGGCGTGGGCCTGAAACTAATCGGAGACGTACGTGTACAGACGCTGAACCGGATCATGATCTTTGCCCAGGCGGCCCACCTCGAGCGCGTGGTGGATGGAAGCCTGCCCCAGGGCGATCCGGACGTGAGGCGCGCGGCGTTCGTCCGCGGCATCCTGGCGTCGGAGGAATCTGGCGCGACGCATGCGTAATGCGCGCGTGGAACGTGGGAGTTCGCCCCGTCTCGCCCCGAACTGAGGTCCTGCTCAAATGAACTACAATTTCACCGACCGCGTGCGAAAGGTCCTGGCCATGGCCCGGGAAGAGGCCATCCGGCTTCAGCACGACTACGTCGGTACCGAACACATCCTCCTGGGGCTGATCCGCGAGGGCGAGGGCGTGGCCGCGGCCGTGCTGAACAACCTGAACGTCGACCTGGAGCAGGTGCAGGAAAAGGTCGAGGAGTCGGTTCGGCGCGGAAAGGCCACCATCGCGCTGGGCGAGCTTCCGTATACGTCGCGCGCCAAGAAGGTGCTGGAGTTCGCCATGGCCGAGGCCCGCGAGCTCAACCACAGCTACGTGGGTACCGAGCACCTGCTGCTGGGGCTGCTGCGCGAGGAAAAGGGCATCGCCGCCGAGGTCCTCACCCAGCTCGGCGTGAGCCTGGAGGATGCCCGGCGCGAAACGCTGAAGCT includes:
- a CDS encoding ATP--guanido phosphotransferase; amino-acid sequence: DTQALKESDAFIIPELSSAVRQLLLERHLVSRELVGGEGHPAPTSTALIMAPGEALSVMVNEEDHLRLQNIVGGFRLRDAWRDVERLDDELGQRLPYAFHAEFGFLTSCPTNVGTGLRASVLMHLPGLVLTQEIGKVLQGISQVGLTFRGLYGEGSDVVGNFFQISNQTTLGKTEEDLIDHLQRIVHQVVQYEAQARSVLLRDAPVVIEDKVWRAYGLLRHARSASFEEVMNLLSGVRLGVGLKLIGDVRVQTLNRIMIFAQAAHLERVVDGSLPQGDPDVRRAAFVRGILASEESGATHA